The following are encoded together in the Anguilla rostrata isolate EN2019 chromosome 19, ASM1855537v3, whole genome shotgun sequence genome:
- the eps8a gene encoding epidermal growth factor receptor kinase substrate 8a isoform X4, protein MNGYVPPTYPSGGFGSYPSQLNGHGSQSPELPDNKPTTNSSAKALYEQRKNYAKNSISSMSDTSQYRVEHLTTFVMDRKEAVITIEDGLRKLRLLDAKGKVWTQDMLLQVDERAVCLVDAETKNELENFPLNTIQHCQAVMNACSYDSILALVCKESGQGKPDLHLFQCDEVKANLIHTDIDSAISDHKGGKVKKRPEALRMILKSDGVIPPPPSAPAPAPPATLAPVDVKSRVAAWSAWAASEHPDYDSPGPYSAHDEPPEMMVARVDRDVQILNHILDDIEYFVTKLQKAAEAFNELSKRKKTKKSKKKGPGEGVLTLRSKPPTQEEFVDCFQKFKHAFNLLGKLRAHIQNPSAVDLVHFLFTPLNMVVQTSGGVDLAKSVLSPLLTREAIDFLHSTGTAEERHLWVSLGDGWTKCRLEWPKDQHFPPYSPRFRDGWEPPVLAYMGHPREPELTQLAQSLAHVEVLRQEEAAHRLSMEHPGVQAFPPADGNYEAHGRTQPKNYAKSKYDFVARNNTELSVVKDEVVEVLDDRKQWWKVRNAGGDAGYVPNNILEITRSVELSLGRGEPVYSHTIQLMMPKKEFELFKQLLGELNEKQRSDYVPKPTGGPMPPAPMPPPAPAPAPAPVRLPTPPLPPAGTPPSGDPRASPTNVSRQNSSTSSDAGSVTMRDQRERPAPVNRRKSNMEEVHDELQQRLTLGRSAQKKFQAPPRNAGGPAVNISYDSSPDEVKAWLQAKGFSAVTINSLGVLTGAQLFSLNKDELKTVCPDDGARVYSQVTVQKAALERASGSELQEIMRRRQEKLSAVASDSGVESFDEGSGH, encoded by the exons ATGAACGGATATGTCCCGCCCACGTACCCCTCTGGGGGGTTCGGGTCTTACCCCTCCCAGCTGAA TGGACACGGTTCACAGTCTCCCGAGCTTCCAGACAACAAACCGACCACAAATTCCAGTGCTAAAGCTTTGTACG AGCAAAGGAAGAACTACGCCAAGAACAGCATCAGCAGCATGAGCGACACGTCCCAGTACCGCGTGGAG cacctgACCACCTTCGTGATGGACCGGAAGGAGGCCGTGATCACCATCGAGGACGGCCTCCgcaagctccgcctcctggaCGCCAAGGGCAAGGTGTGGACGCAGGACATGCTGCTGCAGGTGGACGAGCGCGCCGTCTGCCTCGTCGACGCAGAGACCAAG AACGAGCTGGAGAACTTCCCTCTGAACACCATCCAGCACTGCCAGGCGGTGATGAACGCCTGCAGCTACGACTCCATCCTGGCGCTGGTGTGCAAGGAGTCCGGCCAGGGGAAGCCCGACCTGCACCTCTTCCAGTGCGACGAGGTCAAG GCAAACTTGATCCACACAGATATTGACAGTGCCATCAGCGACCACAAAGGCGGGAAGGTGAAGAAGCGTCCGGAAGCACTGCG GATGATCCTGAAGAGTGACGGGgtcatccccccgcccccctcggcccccgcccccgcccccccggccacTCTGGCTCCGGTGGACGTCAAGAGCCGCGTGGCGGCCTGGTCCGCCTGGGCAGCCAGCGAGCATCCGGACT ACGACAGCCCCGGTCCCTATTCCGCGCATGACGAGCCCCCGGAGATGATGGTGGCCAGGGTGGACCGTGATGTG caaatcCTGAACCACATCCTTGACGATATCGAATATTTTGTCACCAAGCTTCAGAAAGCTGCCGAGGCATTTAACGAGCTTtcaaagaggaagaaaacaaagaagAGCAAGAAGAAGGGACCGGGAG AGGGCGTACTGACTCTGAGATCCAAGCCACCCACTCAGGAGGAGTTTGTCGATTGTTTCCAGAAGTTCAAGCACGCTTTCAACTTACTG GGGAAGCTGAGGGCCCACATTCAGAACCCCAGCGCTGTGGATCTggtccacttcctgttcactCCGCTGAACATG GTGGTTCAGACCTCCGGGGGGGTCGACCTGGCCAAGAGCGTCCTCAGCCCCCTGCTCACCCGAGAGGCCATCGACTTCCTGCACTCCACCGGCACCGCCGAGGAGAGGCACCTGTGGGTGTCGCTCGGCGACGGCTGGACCAAGTGCAG GCTGGAGTGGCCGAAGGACCAGCACTTCCCCCCGTACTCCCCGCGCTTCCGGGACGGCTGGGAGCCGCCAGTGCTGGCCTACATGGGCCACCCCCGGGAGCCGGAGCTGACGCAGCTGGCCCAGTCGCTGGCCCACGTCGAGGTGCTGCGCCAGGAGGAGGCCGCGCACAGGCTGTCCATGGAG cacCCCGGCGTCCAGGCCTTCCCCCCCGCTGACGG GAACTATGAAGCTCACGGGCGGACCCAACCAAAGAACTACGCCAAATCCAAGTACGACTTCGTGGCTCGAAACAACACTGAGCTGTCAGTGGTGAAGGACGAAGTTGTGGAG gTGCTGGACGACAGGAAGCAGTGGTGGAAGGTGAGGAACGCCGGCGGCGACGCCGGGTACGTGCCAAACAACATCCTGGAGATCACGCGGTCCGTGGAGCTCAGCCTCGGGCGGGGCGAGCCCGTCTACAGCCACACCATCCAG CTAATGATGCCAAAGAAGGAGTTTGAGTTGTTTAAG CAATTGCTGGGAGAGTTGAATGAG AAGCAGCGTTCGGACTACGTCCCCAAACCCACGGGCGGGCCCATGCCCCCCGCCCCGATGCCCCCGCCGGCCCCTGCCCCCGCGCCCGcccccgtccggctgcccaccccgcccctgcccccggcCGGCACGCCCCCCTCGGGCGACCCCCGGGCGTCGCCCACCAACGTGAGCCGGCAGAACAGCAGCACCTCCAGCGACGCGGGCAGCGTCACCATGAGGGACCAGAGGGAGCGCCCCGCGCCCGTCAACC GCAGGAAGTCCAACATGGAGGAGGTGCACGACGAGCTGCAGCAGAGGCTGACGCTGGGCCGCAGCGCGCAGAAGAAGTTCCAGGCCCCGCCGCGGAACGCCGGGGGGCCGGCCGTCAACATCAGCTACGACTCCTCCCCCGACGAGGTCAAGGCCTGGCTGCAGGCCAAGGGCTTCAGCGCTGT CACCATAAACAGCCTGGGGGTCCTGACCGGCGCCCAGCTCTTCTCCCTCAACAAGGACGAGCTGAAGACCGTGTGCCCGGACGACGGGGCCAGGGTGTACAGCCAGGTCACCGTGCAGAAGGCCGCCCTGGAG cgGGCCTCTGGCTCCGAGCTGCAGGAGATCATGCGCAGGCGGCAGGAGAAGCTCAGCGCGGTGGCCAGCGACTCGGGGGTGGAGTCCTTCGACGAGGGCAGCGGCCACTGA
- the eps8a gene encoding epidermal growth factor receptor kinase substrate 8a isoform X1, whose product MNGYVPPTYPSGGFGSYPSQLNGHGSQSPELPDNKPTTNSSAKALYEQRKNYAKNSISSMSDTSQYRVEHLTTFVMDRKEAVITIEDGLRKLRLLDAKGKVWTQDMLLQVDERAVCLVDAETKNELENFPLNTIQHCQAVMNACSYDSILALVCKESGQGKPDLHLFQCDEVKANLIHTDIDSAISDHKGGKVKKRPEALRMILKSDGVIPPPPSAPAPAPPATLAPVDVKSRVAAWSAWAASEHPDYDSPGPYSAHDEPPEMMVARVDRDVQILNHILDDIEYFVTKLQKAAEAFNELSKRKKTKKSKKKGPGEGVLTLRSKPPTQEEFVDCFQKFKHAFNLLGKLRAHIQNPSAVDLVHFLFTPLNMVVQTSGGVDLAKSVLSPLLTREAIDFLHSTGTAEERHLWVSLGDGWTKCRLEWPKDQHFPPYSPRFRDGWEPPVLAYMGHPREPELTQLAQSLAHVEVLRQEEAAHRLSMEHPGVQAFPPADGYAFGNTAYRRAHPLDQDTAVAAFKQAVSRHVDRNYEAHGRTQPKNYAKSKYDFVARNNTELSVVKDEVVEVLDDRKQWWKVRNAGGDAGYVPNNILEITRSVELSLGRGEPVYSHTIQLMMPKKEFELFKQLLGELNEKQRSDYVPKPTGGPMPPAPMPPPAPAPAPAPVRLPTPPLPPAGTPPSGDPRASPTNVSRQNSSTSSDAGSVTMRDQRERPAPVNRRKSNMEEVHDELQQRLTLGRSAQKKFQAPPRNAGGPAVNISYDSSPDEVKAWLQAKGFSAVTINSLGVLTGAQLFSLNKDELKTVCPDDGARVYSQVTVQKAALERASGSELQEIMRRRQEKLSAVASDSGVESFDEGSGH is encoded by the exons ATGAACGGATATGTCCCGCCCACGTACCCCTCTGGGGGGTTCGGGTCTTACCCCTCCCAGCTGAA TGGACACGGTTCACAGTCTCCCGAGCTTCCAGACAACAAACCGACCACAAATTCCAGTGCTAAAGCTTTGTACG AGCAAAGGAAGAACTACGCCAAGAACAGCATCAGCAGCATGAGCGACACGTCCCAGTACCGCGTGGAG cacctgACCACCTTCGTGATGGACCGGAAGGAGGCCGTGATCACCATCGAGGACGGCCTCCgcaagctccgcctcctggaCGCCAAGGGCAAGGTGTGGACGCAGGACATGCTGCTGCAGGTGGACGAGCGCGCCGTCTGCCTCGTCGACGCAGAGACCAAG AACGAGCTGGAGAACTTCCCTCTGAACACCATCCAGCACTGCCAGGCGGTGATGAACGCCTGCAGCTACGACTCCATCCTGGCGCTGGTGTGCAAGGAGTCCGGCCAGGGGAAGCCCGACCTGCACCTCTTCCAGTGCGACGAGGTCAAG GCAAACTTGATCCACACAGATATTGACAGTGCCATCAGCGACCACAAAGGCGGGAAGGTGAAGAAGCGTCCGGAAGCACTGCG GATGATCCTGAAGAGTGACGGGgtcatccccccgcccccctcggcccccgcccccgcccccccggccacTCTGGCTCCGGTGGACGTCAAGAGCCGCGTGGCGGCCTGGTCCGCCTGGGCAGCCAGCGAGCATCCGGACT ACGACAGCCCCGGTCCCTATTCCGCGCATGACGAGCCCCCGGAGATGATGGTGGCCAGGGTGGACCGTGATGTG caaatcCTGAACCACATCCTTGACGATATCGAATATTTTGTCACCAAGCTTCAGAAAGCTGCCGAGGCATTTAACGAGCTTtcaaagaggaagaaaacaaagaagAGCAAGAAGAAGGGACCGGGAG AGGGCGTACTGACTCTGAGATCCAAGCCACCCACTCAGGAGGAGTTTGTCGATTGTTTCCAGAAGTTCAAGCACGCTTTCAACTTACTG GGGAAGCTGAGGGCCCACATTCAGAACCCCAGCGCTGTGGATCTggtccacttcctgttcactCCGCTGAACATG GTGGTTCAGACCTCCGGGGGGGTCGACCTGGCCAAGAGCGTCCTCAGCCCCCTGCTCACCCGAGAGGCCATCGACTTCCTGCACTCCACCGGCACCGCCGAGGAGAGGCACCTGTGGGTGTCGCTCGGCGACGGCTGGACCAAGTGCAG GCTGGAGTGGCCGAAGGACCAGCACTTCCCCCCGTACTCCCCGCGCTTCCGGGACGGCTGGGAGCCGCCAGTGCTGGCCTACATGGGCCACCCCCGGGAGCCGGAGCTGACGCAGCTGGCCCAGTCGCTGGCCCACGTCGAGGTGCTGCGCCAGGAGGAGGCCGCGCACAGGCTGTCCATGGAG cacCCCGGCGTCCAGGCCTTCCCCCCCGCTGACGGGTACGCGTTCGGTAACACGGCGTACAGGCGAGCGCACCCGCTGGACCAGGACACGGCCGTGGCGGCCTTCAAACAGGCCGTCAGCCGCCATGTAGATAG GAACTATGAAGCTCACGGGCGGACCCAACCAAAGAACTACGCCAAATCCAAGTACGACTTCGTGGCTCGAAACAACACTGAGCTGTCAGTGGTGAAGGACGAAGTTGTGGAG gTGCTGGACGACAGGAAGCAGTGGTGGAAGGTGAGGAACGCCGGCGGCGACGCCGGGTACGTGCCAAACAACATCCTGGAGATCACGCGGTCCGTGGAGCTCAGCCTCGGGCGGGGCGAGCCCGTCTACAGCCACACCATCCAG CTAATGATGCCAAAGAAGGAGTTTGAGTTGTTTAAG CAATTGCTGGGAGAGTTGAATGAG AAGCAGCGTTCGGACTACGTCCCCAAACCCACGGGCGGGCCCATGCCCCCCGCCCCGATGCCCCCGCCGGCCCCTGCCCCCGCGCCCGcccccgtccggctgcccaccccgcccctgcccccggcCGGCACGCCCCCCTCGGGCGACCCCCGGGCGTCGCCCACCAACGTGAGCCGGCAGAACAGCAGCACCTCCAGCGACGCGGGCAGCGTCACCATGAGGGACCAGAGGGAGCGCCCCGCGCCCGTCAACC GCAGGAAGTCCAACATGGAGGAGGTGCACGACGAGCTGCAGCAGAGGCTGACGCTGGGCCGCAGCGCGCAGAAGAAGTTCCAGGCCCCGCCGCGGAACGCCGGGGGGCCGGCCGTCAACATCAGCTACGACTCCTCCCCCGACGAGGTCAAGGCCTGGCTGCAGGCCAAGGGCTTCAGCGCTGT CACCATAAACAGCCTGGGGGTCCTGACCGGCGCCCAGCTCTTCTCCCTCAACAAGGACGAGCTGAAGACCGTGTGCCCGGACGACGGGGCCAGGGTGTACAGCCAGGTCACCGTGCAGAAGGCCGCCCTGGAG cgGGCCTCTGGCTCCGAGCTGCAGGAGATCATGCGCAGGCGGCAGGAGAAGCTCAGCGCGGTGGCCAGCGACTCGGGGGTGGAGTCCTTCGACGAGGGCAGCGGCCACTGA
- the eps8a gene encoding epidermal growth factor receptor kinase substrate 8a isoform X2, producing MNGYVPPTYPSGGFGSYPSQLNGHGSQSPELPDNKPTTNSSAKALYEQRKNYAKNSISSMSDTSQYRVEHLTTFVMDRKEAVITIEDGLRKLRLLDAKGKVWTQDMLLQVDERAVCLVDAETKNELENFPLNTIQHCQAVMNACSYDSILALVCKESGQGKPDLHLFQCDEVKANLIHTDIDSAISDHKGGKVKKRPEALRMILKSDGVIPPPPSAPAPAPPATLAPVDVKSRVAAWSAWAASEHPDYDSPGPYSAHDEPPEMMVARVDRDVQILNHILDDIEYFVTKLQKAAEAFNELSKRKKTKKSKKKGPGEGVLTLRSKPPTQEEFVDCFQKFKHAFNLLGKLRAHIQNPSAVDLVHFLFTPLNMVVQTSGGVDLAKSVLSPLLTREAIDFLHSTGTAEERHLWVSLGDGWTKCRLEWPKDQHFPPYSPRFRDGWEPPVLAYMGHPREPELTQLAQSLAHVEVLRQEEAAHRLSMEHPGVQAFPPADGYAFGNTAYRRAHPLDQDTAVAAFKQAVSRHVDRNYEAHGRTQPKNYAKSKYDFVARNNTELSVVKDEVVEVLDDRKQWWKVRNAGGDAGYVPNNILEITRSVELSLGRGEPVYSHTIQLMMPKKEFELFKQLLGELNEKQRSDYVPKPTGGPMPPAPMPPPAPAPAPAPVRLPTPPLPPAGTPPSGDPRASPTNVSRQNSSTSSDAGSVTMRDQRERPAPVNRRKSNMEEVHDELQQRLTLGRSAQKKFQAPPRNAGGPAVNISYDSSPDEVKAWLQAKGFSAVTINSLGVLTGAQLFSLNKDELKTVCPDDGARVYSQVTVQKAALEDASERAQFAQIMRRRQELAEL from the exons ATGAACGGATATGTCCCGCCCACGTACCCCTCTGGGGGGTTCGGGTCTTACCCCTCCCAGCTGAA TGGACACGGTTCACAGTCTCCCGAGCTTCCAGACAACAAACCGACCACAAATTCCAGTGCTAAAGCTTTGTACG AGCAAAGGAAGAACTACGCCAAGAACAGCATCAGCAGCATGAGCGACACGTCCCAGTACCGCGTGGAG cacctgACCACCTTCGTGATGGACCGGAAGGAGGCCGTGATCACCATCGAGGACGGCCTCCgcaagctccgcctcctggaCGCCAAGGGCAAGGTGTGGACGCAGGACATGCTGCTGCAGGTGGACGAGCGCGCCGTCTGCCTCGTCGACGCAGAGACCAAG AACGAGCTGGAGAACTTCCCTCTGAACACCATCCAGCACTGCCAGGCGGTGATGAACGCCTGCAGCTACGACTCCATCCTGGCGCTGGTGTGCAAGGAGTCCGGCCAGGGGAAGCCCGACCTGCACCTCTTCCAGTGCGACGAGGTCAAG GCAAACTTGATCCACACAGATATTGACAGTGCCATCAGCGACCACAAAGGCGGGAAGGTGAAGAAGCGTCCGGAAGCACTGCG GATGATCCTGAAGAGTGACGGGgtcatccccccgcccccctcggcccccgcccccgcccccccggccacTCTGGCTCCGGTGGACGTCAAGAGCCGCGTGGCGGCCTGGTCCGCCTGGGCAGCCAGCGAGCATCCGGACT ACGACAGCCCCGGTCCCTATTCCGCGCATGACGAGCCCCCGGAGATGATGGTGGCCAGGGTGGACCGTGATGTG caaatcCTGAACCACATCCTTGACGATATCGAATATTTTGTCACCAAGCTTCAGAAAGCTGCCGAGGCATTTAACGAGCTTtcaaagaggaagaaaacaaagaagAGCAAGAAGAAGGGACCGGGAG AGGGCGTACTGACTCTGAGATCCAAGCCACCCACTCAGGAGGAGTTTGTCGATTGTTTCCAGAAGTTCAAGCACGCTTTCAACTTACTG GGGAAGCTGAGGGCCCACATTCAGAACCCCAGCGCTGTGGATCTggtccacttcctgttcactCCGCTGAACATG GTGGTTCAGACCTCCGGGGGGGTCGACCTGGCCAAGAGCGTCCTCAGCCCCCTGCTCACCCGAGAGGCCATCGACTTCCTGCACTCCACCGGCACCGCCGAGGAGAGGCACCTGTGGGTGTCGCTCGGCGACGGCTGGACCAAGTGCAG GCTGGAGTGGCCGAAGGACCAGCACTTCCCCCCGTACTCCCCGCGCTTCCGGGACGGCTGGGAGCCGCCAGTGCTGGCCTACATGGGCCACCCCCGGGAGCCGGAGCTGACGCAGCTGGCCCAGTCGCTGGCCCACGTCGAGGTGCTGCGCCAGGAGGAGGCCGCGCACAGGCTGTCCATGGAG cacCCCGGCGTCCAGGCCTTCCCCCCCGCTGACGGGTACGCGTTCGGTAACACGGCGTACAGGCGAGCGCACCCGCTGGACCAGGACACGGCCGTGGCGGCCTTCAAACAGGCCGTCAGCCGCCATGTAGATAG GAACTATGAAGCTCACGGGCGGACCCAACCAAAGAACTACGCCAAATCCAAGTACGACTTCGTGGCTCGAAACAACACTGAGCTGTCAGTGGTGAAGGACGAAGTTGTGGAG gTGCTGGACGACAGGAAGCAGTGGTGGAAGGTGAGGAACGCCGGCGGCGACGCCGGGTACGTGCCAAACAACATCCTGGAGATCACGCGGTCCGTGGAGCTCAGCCTCGGGCGGGGCGAGCCCGTCTACAGCCACACCATCCAG CTAATGATGCCAAAGAAGGAGTTTGAGTTGTTTAAG CAATTGCTGGGAGAGTTGAATGAG AAGCAGCGTTCGGACTACGTCCCCAAACCCACGGGCGGGCCCATGCCCCCCGCCCCGATGCCCCCGCCGGCCCCTGCCCCCGCGCCCGcccccgtccggctgcccaccccgcccctgcccccggcCGGCACGCCCCCCTCGGGCGACCCCCGGGCGTCGCCCACCAACGTGAGCCGGCAGAACAGCAGCACCTCCAGCGACGCGGGCAGCGTCACCATGAGGGACCAGAGGGAGCGCCCCGCGCCCGTCAACC GCAGGAAGTCCAACATGGAGGAGGTGCACGACGAGCTGCAGCAGAGGCTGACGCTGGGCCGCAGCGCGCAGAAGAAGTTCCAGGCCCCGCCGCGGAACGCCGGGGGGCCGGCCGTCAACATCAGCTACGACTCCTCCCCCGACGAGGTCAAGGCCTGGCTGCAGGCCAAGGGCTTCAGCGCTGT CACCATAAACAGCCTGGGGGTCCTGACCGGCGCCCAGCTCTTCTCCCTCAACAAGGACGAGCTGAAGACCGTGTGCCCGGACGACGGGGCCAGGGTGTACAGCCAGGTCACCGTGCAGAAGGCCGCCCTGGAG GACGCCTCTGAGCGGGCCCAGTTCGCCCAGATCATGCGCCGGCGCCAGGAGCTCGCCgagctgtga
- the eps8a gene encoding epidermal growth factor receptor kinase substrate 8a isoform X6: MSDTSQYRVEHLTTFVMDRKEAVITIEDGLRKLRLLDAKGKVWTQDMLLQVDERAVCLVDAETKNELENFPLNTIQHCQAVMNACSYDSILALVCKESGQGKPDLHLFQCDEVKANLIHTDIDSAISDHKGGKVKKRPEALRMILKSDGVIPPPPSAPAPAPPATLAPVDVKSRVAAWSAWAASEHPDYDSPGPYSAHDEPPEMMVARVDRDVQILNHILDDIEYFVTKLQKAAEAFNELSKRKKTKKSKKKGPGEGVLTLRSKPPTQEEFVDCFQKFKHAFNLLGKLRAHIQNPSAVDLVHFLFTPLNMVVQTSGGVDLAKSVLSPLLTREAIDFLHSTGTAEERHLWVSLGDGWTKCRLEWPKDQHFPPYSPRFRDGWEPPVLAYMGHPREPELTQLAQSLAHVEVLRQEEAAHRLSMEHPGVQAFPPADGYAFGNTAYRRAHPLDQDTAVAAFKQAVSRHVDRNYEAHGRTQPKNYAKSKYDFVARNNTELSVVKDEVVEVLDDRKQWWKVRNAGGDAGYVPNNILEITRSVELSLGRGEPVYSHTIQLMMPKKEFELFKQLLGELNEKQRSDYVPKPTGGPMPPAPMPPPAPAPAPAPVRLPTPPLPPAGTPPSGDPRASPTNVSRQNSSTSSDAGSVTMRDQRERPAPVNRRKSNMEEVHDELQQRLTLGRSAQKKFQAPPRNAGGPAVNISYDSSPDEVKAWLQAKGFSAVTINSLGVLTGAQLFSLNKDELKTVCPDDGARVYSQVTVQKAALERASGSELQEIMRRRQEKLSAVASDSGVESFDEGSGH; the protein is encoded by the exons ATGAGCGACACGTCCCAGTACCGCGTGGAG cacctgACCACCTTCGTGATGGACCGGAAGGAGGCCGTGATCACCATCGAGGACGGCCTCCgcaagctccgcctcctggaCGCCAAGGGCAAGGTGTGGACGCAGGACATGCTGCTGCAGGTGGACGAGCGCGCCGTCTGCCTCGTCGACGCAGAGACCAAG AACGAGCTGGAGAACTTCCCTCTGAACACCATCCAGCACTGCCAGGCGGTGATGAACGCCTGCAGCTACGACTCCATCCTGGCGCTGGTGTGCAAGGAGTCCGGCCAGGGGAAGCCCGACCTGCACCTCTTCCAGTGCGACGAGGTCAAG GCAAACTTGATCCACACAGATATTGACAGTGCCATCAGCGACCACAAAGGCGGGAAGGTGAAGAAGCGTCCGGAAGCACTGCG GATGATCCTGAAGAGTGACGGGgtcatccccccgcccccctcggcccccgcccccgcccccccggccacTCTGGCTCCGGTGGACGTCAAGAGCCGCGTGGCGGCCTGGTCCGCCTGGGCAGCCAGCGAGCATCCGGACT ACGACAGCCCCGGTCCCTATTCCGCGCATGACGAGCCCCCGGAGATGATGGTGGCCAGGGTGGACCGTGATGTG caaatcCTGAACCACATCCTTGACGATATCGAATATTTTGTCACCAAGCTTCAGAAAGCTGCCGAGGCATTTAACGAGCTTtcaaagaggaagaaaacaaagaagAGCAAGAAGAAGGGACCGGGAG AGGGCGTACTGACTCTGAGATCCAAGCCACCCACTCAGGAGGAGTTTGTCGATTGTTTCCAGAAGTTCAAGCACGCTTTCAACTTACTG GGGAAGCTGAGGGCCCACATTCAGAACCCCAGCGCTGTGGATCTggtccacttcctgttcactCCGCTGAACATG GTGGTTCAGACCTCCGGGGGGGTCGACCTGGCCAAGAGCGTCCTCAGCCCCCTGCTCACCCGAGAGGCCATCGACTTCCTGCACTCCACCGGCACCGCCGAGGAGAGGCACCTGTGGGTGTCGCTCGGCGACGGCTGGACCAAGTGCAG GCTGGAGTGGCCGAAGGACCAGCACTTCCCCCCGTACTCCCCGCGCTTCCGGGACGGCTGGGAGCCGCCAGTGCTGGCCTACATGGGCCACCCCCGGGAGCCGGAGCTGACGCAGCTGGCCCAGTCGCTGGCCCACGTCGAGGTGCTGCGCCAGGAGGAGGCCGCGCACAGGCTGTCCATGGAG cacCCCGGCGTCCAGGCCTTCCCCCCCGCTGACGGGTACGCGTTCGGTAACACGGCGTACAGGCGAGCGCACCCGCTGGACCAGGACACGGCCGTGGCGGCCTTCAAACAGGCCGTCAGCCGCCATGTAGATAG GAACTATGAAGCTCACGGGCGGACCCAACCAAAGAACTACGCCAAATCCAAGTACGACTTCGTGGCTCGAAACAACACTGAGCTGTCAGTGGTGAAGGACGAAGTTGTGGAG gTGCTGGACGACAGGAAGCAGTGGTGGAAGGTGAGGAACGCCGGCGGCGACGCCGGGTACGTGCCAAACAACATCCTGGAGATCACGCGGTCCGTGGAGCTCAGCCTCGGGCGGGGCGAGCCCGTCTACAGCCACACCATCCAG CTAATGATGCCAAAGAAGGAGTTTGAGTTGTTTAAG CAATTGCTGGGAGAGTTGAATGAG AAGCAGCGTTCGGACTACGTCCCCAAACCCACGGGCGGGCCCATGCCCCCCGCCCCGATGCCCCCGCCGGCCCCTGCCCCCGCGCCCGcccccgtccggctgcccaccccgcccctgcccccggcCGGCACGCCCCCCTCGGGCGACCCCCGGGCGTCGCCCACCAACGTGAGCCGGCAGAACAGCAGCACCTCCAGCGACGCGGGCAGCGTCACCATGAGGGACCAGAGGGAGCGCCCCGCGCCCGTCAACC GCAGGAAGTCCAACATGGAGGAGGTGCACGACGAGCTGCAGCAGAGGCTGACGCTGGGCCGCAGCGCGCAGAAGAAGTTCCAGGCCCCGCCGCGGAACGCCGGGGGGCCGGCCGTCAACATCAGCTACGACTCCTCCCCCGACGAGGTCAAGGCCTGGCTGCAGGCCAAGGGCTTCAGCGCTGT CACCATAAACAGCCTGGGGGTCCTGACCGGCGCCCAGCTCTTCTCCCTCAACAAGGACGAGCTGAAGACCGTGTGCCCGGACGACGGGGCCAGGGTGTACAGCCAGGTCACCGTGCAGAAGGCCGCCCTGGAG cgGGCCTCTGGCTCCGAGCTGCAGGAGATCATGCGCAGGCGGCAGGAGAAGCTCAGCGCGGTGGCCAGCGACTCGGGGGTGGAGTCCTTCGACGAGGGCAGCGGCCACTGA